The DNA window CTCTGTAGCCACGAGACCACCTCTACTTCTTCTTGCCCTTCGGAAAGttgaaaataatgaacatttaacCCCTAGAGGGGCCTTTTCTCTTAGCCTAAAATCTCCAGATTCTTTACCTCCTCCCCAAATGAGGAAGAATGTTTCCAGTCCCCACCTCCTTTGGCTGGCTTCTTAGGATATTCCCCAATTCATCCAGGAGCCTCTGAAAATGTGGCATCCAGATGGAAAATGGGGGATACAGGTACCTTCTGATTTGAATATTCAATCAAATGTTGTTTGGGAAAATGTGTTGCTTACCAAGTCATCATCTCACGCCTCAGTGATCCACTGTCATCttgtgggggggggggtgagAAGGGCAAAAGAGACCACAGTATATTATTAAGTCATATGACAAGGGGCAGTGGCCACTAATTTTTCCCCTCTAGGTCTCTGACTTCTGATCTTTTGCAACTAGTagacttccttcctttttggaAAAACATTGACATCATAGCCAGAACAAGTTGTCACTGAGAATGGAGAATTCAGAATGCAGCAGAAATTATTAATAATCCTCTGTGACAGTGCTTCTTAAACTTTCTCATGCATCAGAATCATGGAGAGTGCTTGTTAAAACAGATTACTGGGTCCCacttccagagtttctgatttggcAGGTTTGAGATGAGGCTGAGAATCTGTTTCATAGCAGGTTTCCAGGTGATGCTACAGGAGGATCACTGACAACCCACTCCTCTATGACAATTCCTGACTGCTTGGGCTCTGGTAGCATGAGTTTTCAGAAGGGTTTAGtcaagggaaggaaaaggaaaaactcgCATCTCTTGTGTATACTGTGTGCCAGGAGCAGTCAAATATATTCTAATCTTATTTTAACAGTGCTATGAATGTAGGTGCTATGAATgtattctccttttaaaaataataaaatgacacagAATTTAAGTTACTTGTTTTAAGGTCACATGAGGGTAGATCTGGAATTGGAGCccaagtctgtctgactccaaagcccagtTCTTCCCCACTCACCACACTGCTCCTTAAACTGTCAGCTGAGCCAGAATGTCAAAATCCCTcataataaaacacacacacacacatgcacacatacccaCACTCCACTTCTTGAAATCCTTTCACTTGAATTGCATATCACAAAAATACATTTCACATGCTCAAAAAATGGTCTCAGAAGGAGGTGCAGATaacatagaatttttttctactgCATGTCTATTATTGTTTGTAATCATGTTTTCACAATAAACTTACTATGTGTCAATTTCTAATAATAGGCACTCCACAGAGGTTGCCAGAAGCCATGTGTTGGAAAGAAGTATAGTTGGATTGAAAGGAGCCAGTAATGACAGATGAGAAAGGATTAACCTGCCAAAACACTGTATCCTAAATACCAAACAGGCGAATTtcagagttttatggttttgagaAAAGGTTTCCAATATTATCCTTATACAAAGGGGTTTTCTTCCTCAAAAGTGCGTTAcaatggatgaaccttgaaaacattatgctaagtgaaagtagtcacaaaagaccacatattgtatgatttcatttatatgagatAAGGAGAATCTATAGAGATAAAAAGTAGATTAGCAGTTGCTTAGAGCTTTGGGGATTGGTGATATAGGGAGGTGACAGATAAAGGGTAGgaagtttctttttgaggtgatgaaaatattctaaaattagactgtggtgacggttgcacaactctgaatatactaagaACCACTGTTCaatttaaatggatgaattgtatgaTATGGAATTATATCCTGATGAAGCTGTTACCAAAAAGAGCacattaaatttgtaaaaaaaatattaaatggccATTATACATGGAAGTTCATAATTTTGGATTTCTATAAACACATACAATTATTTTAGAGGTGGCAAGAACTCTGTAATTTAGATTTAGCTAGGGAGGGCCAATTGGAGAACAGTGGAGTGCTCTGGCTGATGAGCATTGCCACCTTGATGTGGGAAGTGAGGTGAGTGTTTGGAAGACTTTAGTTCTAGGGTCTGTCACAGGATGTGAAGATGCATGAAGGGATCAGGGACAGCAATTCACTGTCCTGACGAGGGGTAGGGGGTTCAGGACAAATTGCAGGATCTCAATAGGTATTCTGGGGTGAGTAGCTGGGCCTTCAACAGAAGCCCAGCCATATAAATTGGGGCATGGAGGGTGTACTGGGGCAAGAGGGGCACCTGGGCATCTGGGGCCCTGCATTTGGGTAGGAGGAGTAGCAGTATGTGTGCCTGGATGCTGAGAGGCATGTGAGGTTAGACTGGAGTGGCAGGGTTGCACGAGGTAGTAAGGCTTTCTCAAAGGAGTTGAGTCCACCTGGACTCCTTAGTCGGGGGCCACCCATGGTCATCCACTTGATTCCTAGGGATGTAAGCTCAAGACCTTACCAGGATGTGCCCTAAATCCTAGCTGTGTGAGGGAAAGGAGAACAAGAGATAAGGAAGTAATTGTCCCTATCAAGTTTCTTTTAATAACTCTTTACTCCTTCCCTGTATCTGTTCAACTCAACATTACTTATGCCAAAGACCATGACAGAGGCTGCAGATACAAAGACCAAGAAACAGTCCCTGCCCTCCGGAATTTATAGCCTAAAAGGGAGGGCAATTCATAAGTAGATCATTTTCAACATAATAACCTCATCCTGTTAGATCTGTCTATCAACATTCCTTCAGGTTGGGTCGCAAAGCGTGCTTCTAGGGAATCCAAATCATTATGGTCTGAATGTATATGTCCTCCTGAAATTTATATGTTGCAACTTAATCTCCAATATGATAGTATTAAGAAGTgtgacctttgggaggtgaggagTGTCATTACAAAAAAACCCTGAGGGAGTCTGTTAGCCCCTCACCCCTCTGCTATGTGAGTACACAGTCAGAAGGCACCACCTATGAAGGAGAGAGCCCCCATTAGACACTAAATCTGCTGACAATTTGATATTGGACTTAtcagcctctggaactgtaagcaataaatttctattgtttataaattacccagactaaGGTGTTTTGTAATAGCAGCCGACACGGACTGACACCAACTTAAGATACACATCTACAACAACTTTAAAAAGCACACATTGAAAGTTTATTTAGCATAATTAATATTGcacaaatcaaaacaattgaactcatggacacagagcgtagaaggatggttaccagagtctgggaagggtagtgggggctggggaggtgaGGAAGGTtagtggataaaaaaaaaatagaatgaataagacctactatttgataatacaacagggtgactatagtaaatcataagtgtgcattttaaaataaagagtgtaattggattgttggcaactcaatggataaatgcttgagggatggattccccattcttcatgatgtgcttatttcacattgcatgcctgtatcaaaacatctcatgtactccataaatatatacacctaccatgtacccacaaaaattaaaaataaaaaatgcacagAAATTAAGATACTTATATTTTTCATACATATTACTCAAAGGACAATGATTTTTTTAGGTAGACTGACAGTTACATTTTCTAAAGAAGGTCTTATAAACACACCTAATATGAAAACATCTTCAGTTAACACAGTTCATCAAACCTTCAATGGCAAAATATGTTAAGGTAGCATGTTGGGTCATGTGTCAACAATAAACACATACTTGTTATGTAAAACTGGATTTTTGATGTTAAGAGTTTAAAGTCTCTCACGGCATCTTTATTCTCAAATAAGTGTGACATTTTGGATTCAATCTGGAAGTGTGGTGATGGACAGATCAGATGGGATAGGATCCAATTTCTGGATTAAATATATGCTGTTTTAAAAACCTACTTAAACAGCTTTAAGTTGAAAAGGGGACAAGTGTACTTCATCACCCTGACTATTTGGCTTAAATGAACTGTGTGttgcactattttatttttatcatacatAAGGTCACATAATATAGTGGGGAGGGAGCCTTTGATTCTAGTACAAACTTGGTAACTTAATATCCAAGTCATCCAGACAAACCGTACTCTCACTGGGGCCTGTTTGtcacatttgtttaaaaagaaaaacaagatttcAGGGAAAAGGGACAAAGTTTGACTAAATGATCTCAAAAGTCCCTTCTAGCAAAATTCTGTTGGGTTGGGTAAAGGCCATTTGAATTCAAAATGTAGATCTGTGCAAAGTGAACCAAGCTGCTATTTTACTTGTGAATCAATAACTTTAATGCTAAAACCCCCAAATCCCCACAAAACCAGCACCCGTCCCCTCAACCCAGCTTTAGCTCTAACATTAGGAATTCAAATTGGAGTATTTTTAGCCTCTGGAGTTTAAAGAAGCCCAATTGGAGCCCCTGCCTGCACTTTATAATTTGGCTAATTTAAGTCATAACACAGTTTCATCTTTGACAGCAAAATCATTTTACTAATACTTTTATGCATTTAAAGAATTACTTCTAATTGGAGACTTTGTAAGTACTAATGGCATGCCAGGTaggaaatgacagaattttatccTTCCTTGAACTGCTTTTCCCTATGAAATACAACCCCAGCTGTCAGAAATACGAGTTATTACAGATGCCCTCAAAAGGCTCACCTAAAAAAGGCTGCCAGAGGGGTTGCActagaaaatagagaaatcaaTCCCTGATGAAAGCAAAAGAAGTCTCcaaattggcaaaaataaaaaaaaaaaatagaaaaagaccaGTTATATTAATCATTTAGTTATtcaagaacagtatggagatgGAGAGATGCTTTCCTAATGTCTCAAGATCAGGGTGGTTTTAGTCATTTCCATGCTGGGGTGTTTCttgtaaaaaataactttatgagGAAGGGCTCTAAGAAATTCCAGCTTTACCGAGCTTTGCAACCGTACTGCTCATTATCCCGGGATAACATCGAAGATGTAGCAGCCAGTAATTAGATCAGAGCGTGGAAAATCGGGGAGAGAAACTGGAAGGAANNNNNNNNNNNNNNNNNNNNNNNNNNNNNNNNNNNNNNNNNNNNNNNNNNNNNNNNNNNNNNNNNNNNNNNNNNNNNNNNNNNNNNNNNNNNNNNNNNNNNNNNNNNNNNNNNNNNNNNNNNNNNNNNNNNNNNNNNNNNNNNNNNNNNNNNNNNNNNNNNNNNNNNNNNNNNNNNNNNNNNNNNNNNNNNNNNNNNNNNNNNNNNNNNNNNNNNNNNNNNNNNNNNNNNNNNNNNNNNNNNNNNNNNNNNNNNNNNNNNNNNNNNNNNNNNNNNNNNNNNNNNNNNNNNNNNNNNNNNNNNNNNNNNNNNNNNNNNNNNNNNNNNNNNNNNNNNNNNNNNNNNNNNNNNNNNNNNNNNNNNNNNNNNNNNNNNNNNNNNNNNNNNNNNNNNNNNNNNNNCCAAGAATAGGAAGGGAAAAGTCAGGTGAGGTCTGGGAAAGGGCGTGGGAACAAAGGTGAAATGAGCCAGCCTGGGAGACGCGAGCTGCCTCAGGAAGGGCTCAGAGTAGGCCCAGCATCTCGCAAGGGTGAGTCCAGGTGAGGGACATGTTACCTAGCGCCGCTGGCGGGGAGCCTGGGATTCGCCCGGGCGTGGTTCCCGCCAGTGCCTTCTCATCGCGCAGCGGCCTACTGGGTGTCAGCGCGCAAAGTCGCAGCTTAATCCTCGCTCCCGCTGGATTAATTAGGGCCTCTTTAAAGCAGAAAGTTGAGCCAGGGCTTCTTTCCCAGACACAGGGGCACCGGGAGGTCGACACTCCTCCTGCCCAGCCGGGCGCCCCTCCGCGGACACTACCGGGTCGAGGGGCTCCCGCGACTCGTGCCTCTCCAGTGAACTCCGGCTCCCGCAACCCCAGCCGGGTTCCTGGGACCCTCTGGTGACACTGGTGGCCAGTAGGGTCACTGGAGTCAAGCCCTTGGCCAGGGCTGCTTCACCCGTGCCCATGCCCTCGGTTCGCGGCCAGCAGTCAgggcgcggggcggggcgcgCCCGAGAGGCCGAGGCGGCGCGCTATTCCTGTCACGGTGAGCTACCGGCATGTTATGTGCGGCGCCCAATCACGCCTTTGACCCGCCGCTCTGACCTGCGCCCTCCCCTCCCTAATCCCCTAGGCTTTCAGTTGATCCTCCGCGCGGAACAAGCTCACCACCCCCCCTACTGCCCGGTAACCAGTTGTCCCCGGCCTTTGCGGGTGCCCGCAGAACCTGTCCTCCTCGTCCACCCCCGAGAGGTCAGAGTCCTTGCCCTGCACTCCCGGGACGCCGCGTCTGCGCCGTCGGAAATCCAGCACCCCCGGAGTCCACCGCAGCTCGGTTCTTCCAGGTGATGGTGTGCGGCCACCGCCGCCCCTGGCGTGCAGGTGTGGGCTCTCCACATTGGGCCGGGGAGGGGACTTTGGGCAACGCGCTGGAAGCCTCCACAGTCGTGGAAACCAAGCCCCACACTCCCCGGAAGCCTCAGAATTCCGCGCCCTCCGTTACTAGGGGCCTCCGAAAACCGTTTCCAGACTGGATTTGCTCTGAGAGGGGCACTGGGCGATCTGCAGGTCTGCATGAAGGAGCCCTGGGCTTTAAACTGAGCAGGCAGAAATGGGCCTCTGCTAGGAGCTCCGTGGCTTACGCGGGGGTCCCGGGAGTGTCGTGCCCCGGGATGCCTCCGGCCCTGCCCAGCAGGCCTCTGGTCCCGCCAGGCTGCTTCCAGCCCTGGGCAGAATGAGTTACTTCCTGTCTTACTGCAAAGCTCATGGCGGCGCGCTGCTCACCGGCTACCAGGCCCTGCGCGCCGAGGGCTTTCTATGCGACGTGACACTGGAGACCGAGGGCAGCGAATTCCCGGCGCACAGGTCGCTCCTGGCGTGCTCCAGTGACTACTTCAGGGCCCTGTTCAAGAGCCACACTCAGGAATCCCGGGCGCGCGTGATCCACCTGCACGTGCCATCGGCAGCCGGCCTGCAGCGCTTGCTGGACTTCATCTACACTGCCTGGCTGTCGCTTTCCATGGACACTGTAGAGGACACTCTGGAGGCCGCCAGCTACCTGCAAGTCACCGAGGCCCTGGGGCTCTGTGGGCGCTACCTGGAGCGCCAGCTGGCTCCAGAGAACTGCTGCTTCGCCGCCAACGTGGCGTCGCGCTTTGGCCTGGTTCACACGCTGGACGCGGCCGAGCGCTGCATCGTGCGCCACTTGCGGGAACTGCTGGCGCGGGGCGCGGGCCCCGCGGGACTGCTGGAGCTCAACCCTACATCGCTAAGGGCTGTATTGGGTGCCCCCGACGTGGCGCGGGTGCCCGAGGCCCGGCTGCTGGGCTTGGCGTTAGCTTGGCTGCGGCAGGAGCCCACTACTGAGCGCCTGGCATACTGTACAGAGTTGCTGGAGCATGTCCGCTTTGGCCTGGTTCCCGCCGACGTACTGCGGCGCGTGTACTCGGGCTCCGGCCTCGTGCTGCCCGCCCGGGTCAAGGGCCTCATCATCCAGGCCCTCAACTACCACACGACGCCCTCCCGCCAGCCACTCATGCAGGGCGAGCAGACCAGCATCCGGAGCCCCCAGACTCGAATCTTGTTGGTGGGGGGGCGCAGGGCACGGGAGGTGGTGATTGAGGAGGTCGTGGCCCCGCAGAGGCCAGCTAGGGGCCGGGTCGCCGCCCCAGAGCccgaagaggaagaggaagagttggaggaagaggaggaggaggaggagtgggaaCTCACCCAGAACGTGGTGGCCTTCGATGTGTACAATCACCGCTGGCGCAGCCTCACGCAGCTACCCACACCACTGCTGGGGCACAGCGTGTGCACCGCGGGCAACTTCTTGTTTGTTCTGGGTGGGGAGAGCCCTTCAGGCA is part of the Piliocolobus tephrosceles isolate RC106 chromosome Y, ASM277652v3, whole genome shotgun sequence genome and encodes:
- the KLHL34 gene encoding kelch-like protein 34: MSYFLSYCKAHGGALLTGYQALRAEGFLCDVTLETEGSEFPAHRSLLACSSDYFRALFKSHTQESRARVIHLHVPSAAGLQRLLDFIYTAWLSLSMDTVEDTLEAASYLQVTEALGLCGRYLERQLAPENCCFAANVASRFGLVHTLDAAERCIVRHLRELLARGAGPAGLLELNPTSLRAVLGAPDVARVPEARLLGLALAWLRQEPTTERLAYCTELLEHVRFGLVPADVLRRVYSGSGLVLPARVKGLIIQALNYHTTPSRQPLMQGEQTSIRSPQTRILLVGGRRAREVVIEEVVAPQRPARGRVAAPEPEEEEEELEEEEEEEEWELTQNVVAFDVYNHRWRSLTQLPTPLLGHSVCTAGNFLFVLGGESPSGSVTSPLADSPRVVTAEVHRYDPRFHAWTEVPAMREARAHFWCGAVGERLLAVGGLGAGGEALASVEMYDLRRDRWTAAGALPRALHGHAGAVGDRGVVYISGGKAGRGEGGASSLRDLYVLGPEEQAWSKRAPMGTARFGHHMAVLRGAVFAFLGRYEPFSEIERYDPGADQWTRLRPLPYDRFCYGLAVVEETALLLGGLKWRDSRQVPTRNVVGYDLDLDRWEDIGCALPWAWSGLQCAVLQLAEGGDEEREGETGEAVDLVLG